The following proteins are co-located in the Candidatus Rokuibacteriota bacterium genome:
- a CDS encoding Do family serine endopeptidase produces MNRSLLTGLAAGLAVVAAAAGGYLVRAGVSPAPKSGASAQAPAPATSLPETLQATFVGVAQQLRPAVVNVGTIQRSRSRRPGAPHPGTDDPFFQDFFKQFFGSEAPAQRPEFRQPSLGSGVIIDKRGLVLTNFHVVKGADEITVRLSDKREYRGRVLGADPKTDLAVLRFEPDSELRVAALGDSDALQVGEWAIAIGNPFGLDQTVTVGVISATGRSDVGLATYENFIQTDASINPGNSGGPLINLKGQVVGINTAIVAAGQGIGFAIPINMVKRVVDQLVEKGKVVRGWLGVALQPLSTELAQTLGATGGGALVASTMPGSPAAAAGLQQGDVIVAYDKAPVEDYRQLQRLVADSAVGKTVTLQVLRKKQKIDLTARIVEAPDDRPKREGPPRPGG; encoded by the coding sequence ATGAATCGTTCCCTCCTGACCGGACTGGCCGCTGGCCTCGCCGTGGTGGCCGCCGCGGCCGGAGGCTACCTGGTCCGCGCGGGCGTGTCTCCGGCCCCGAAGTCCGGCGCCTCCGCGCAGGCCCCCGCCCCCGCGACGAGCCTGCCCGAGACGCTCCAAGCCACCTTCGTCGGGGTGGCGCAGCAGCTGCGCCCCGCCGTGGTCAACGTGGGAACCATCCAGCGCTCGCGATCGCGGCGGCCCGGTGCGCCCCACCCCGGCACCGACGACCCGTTCTTCCAGGATTTCTTCAAGCAGTTCTTCGGCAGCGAGGCCCCGGCCCAGCGTCCGGAGTTCCGCCAGCCCAGCCTCGGCTCCGGCGTCATCATCGACAAGCGGGGGCTCGTCCTCACGAACTTCCACGTCGTCAAGGGGGCCGACGAGATCACGGTGAGGCTGTCGGACAAGCGCGAGTACCGGGGCCGCGTGCTGGGCGCCGATCCCAAGACTGACCTCGCCGTGCTCCGCTTCGAGCCCGACAGCGAGCTGCGGGTGGCCGCGCTCGGCGACTCGGACGCGCTCCAGGTCGGCGAGTGGGCGATCGCCATCGGCAACCCCTTCGGGCTGGACCAGACGGTCACGGTGGGGGTGATCAGCGCCACGGGCCGCTCGGACGTCGGTCTGGCCACCTACGAGAACTTCATCCAGACCGACGCCTCGATCAACCCGGGAAACTCAGGGGGCCCCCTCATCAACCTCAAGGGCCAGGTCGTCGGGATCAACACAGCCATCGTCGCCGCCGGCCAGGGCATCGGCTTCGCCATCCCGATCAACATGGTCAAGCGCGTGGTGGACCAGCTCGTGGAGAAGGGCAAGGTGGTGCGCGGCTGGCTCGGCGTCGCGCTCCAGCCGCTTTCCACCGAGCTGGCGCAGACGTTGGGGGCAACCGGCGGGGGGGCGCTGGTGGCCTCCACGATGCCGGGGAGCCCGGCGGCAGCAGCCGGGCTCCAGCAGGGGGATGTGATCGTGGCCTACGACAAGGCCCCCGTCGAGGACTACCGCCAGCTGCAGCGCCTCGTGGCCGACTCCGCGGTGGGAAAGACCGTCACGCTCCAGGTGCTCCGAAAGAAGCAGAAGATCGACCTGACGGCGAGGATCGTGGAAGCGCCCGACGACCGCCCGAAGCGGGAAGGCCCCCCCAGGCCCGGAGGCTGA